The window GAGCCAATATCGAATTTTTCCAGCCGCCATCCGTTCCGGGATATGGAGCCGCAGGAGGTTTTGAACTTCGTTTGCTGGATAAAGCAGGAAGCGGTGACTATCATAAAATGGAACAGGTAAGTAATGACTTTGTGAAAGAGCTTAAGAAGCGTCCGGAACTGGGATCGGCATTTACATTCTATTCTGCCAGTTTCCCGCAATATCTGCTTAAGATAGATAATGATCTTGCAGAACAGAAAGGAGTGACCATTGAAAAAGCAATGGATAATTTATCCACGCTGATCGGATCAAACTATGAGACGAGTTTTATCCGTTTTGACAGACCTTATAAGGTGATTGTTCAGGCAGGCCCCCAATACCGAGCTTTACCTACTGACCTGTTGAAACTGTATGTGAAAAATGATAAAGACCAGATGGTTCCATACTCAGACTTCATGAGACTGGAAAAAGTATATGGATTATCAGAGATTACGAGACATAATATGTATAACTCTGCGGAGGTGAGCGGAAGCCCGGCACCAGGATACAGTAGCGGACAGGCTATAAAAGCGATCCAGGAAGTAGCGGATAAAACACTTCCGAGAGGATTTGGTATCGACTGGGCTGGTATCTCTAAAGATGAAGTAAGCCGTGGAAATGAAGCTGTATTTATCTTCCTGGTATGTTTAGGATTTGTTTATCTAATCCTTTCTGCACAGTATGAAAGCTTTATTCTTCCGTTACCGGTAATTCTGTCACTGCCGACAGGTATTTTCGGAGCCTTTCTATGTTTAAAACTTTTAGGGCTGGAAAACAATATCTATGCGCAGGTGGCGATGGTTATGCTTATCGGGCTTTTAGGTAAGAATGCCGTGTTAATTGTGGAGTTTGCCGTACAGAAGAAAGCAGAAGAAGGAATTCCGGTAGCAAAAGCGGCTATTGAAGGAGCGGCTATTCGTTTCCGTCCGATTTTGATGACATCTTTTGCATTCGTAGCGGGATTGATTCCGTTGGTTATTGCAACAGGACCGGGAGCTATCGGTAACAGAACCATTGGTACAGCTGCCGCGGGAGGGATGTTGATCGGAACCGTTTTCGGATTGATGATTATCCCGGGATTGTATTATATCTTCGGAACCATTGCTGAAAAGTCAAGACTGGCCAGATATGAAGAAGAAAATCCTTTAACAGAACAAACTGAACCTTATGAACATGATGGAAAATTCGAAGACTAAAAATATAATCACCGCCATTGCCTTATCGCTTGTTCTTGCAAGCTGTAAGGCGCCAATGGCAACTGTCATAAAAGACGAGGTAAAAGAAAATATCCCTCAAAACTTTAATCAGGAAGAAACGCAGGATGCGAATAACAATAGCGGGACAACTCCATGGAGACAGTTCTTTACAGATCCTAACCTGGTAACCCTGATTGAAACAGCTTTAAAAAATAATCAGGAGCTGCTGATCACTCTTCAGGAAATTCAAATTGCAAAGAGCGGAGTTTTAGCTAAAAAAGGAAGATTAACTCCAACAGTTTCCGCAGGAATAGGTGCCGGGCTGAAAAAATCCGGGCGTTACACCAGTGAAGGAGCTGGAGATGCTACCACAGAGATTGAACCAGGAAAAGAAATGCCGGATCCGCTTGGAAATTTCGAAGCAGGATTAAACGCAAGCTGGGAAATTGATATCTGGAAAAAACTCAGAACGGAGAAAGAATCTGCTGTGGCTCATTATCTTTCTACAGTGGAAGGCAAGAATTTCGTATTGTCTAATCTTATTGAAGAAGTAGCAGATAATTATTACGAATTGTTGGCCCTTGATAATCAATTGGATATTATCCAGCAGTATATTAAGCTTCAGCAAAGAGCATTGGAGATTTCTAAAATCCAGAAAGAAGCTGCTGCTTCAACAGAATTGGCCGTAAAGAAATTTGAAGCAGAACTGGCAAAATCCAAAGCGGCAGAATATACAATCCGCCAGCAGATCACGGAGAAAGAAAACGAAATCAATGCGCTATTGGGGAGATATCCACAGCCGATTGTGAGAGCAAAGGAAAACTTTATGTCTACCATTCCTCCTACAGTGTATACCGGAATTCCATCTCAATTACTGGCTAACCGTCCTGATATCAAACAGGCAGAATTGGAATTAAAAGCTTCAAAACTGGATGTGGAAGCAGCAAGAAAAGAATTCTATCCTTCTTTGGAAATTTCGGCAACATTAGGTCTGGAGGCTTTCAAACCTTCGTATCTTGTTAAAATGCCGGAGTCCATTGCTTATAATATGGCAGGTGAACTGGCTGGTCCGCTTATTAATAAGAGCGCAATAAAAGCAAATTTCCAGACGGCAGATGCAAAACAGGTTCAGGCGTTGTACGAATATGACAAAACCATATTGAATGCCTATCTGGATGTTGCCAACTTAATGTCTAAGGTTAAAAATATAGATCAGTATTATCAATTGAAATCACAGGAAACCAAAGCCCTGGATCAGTCAATTGATATTGCCAATCAGTTGTTCCGTAATTCAAGAGCGGATTATCTTGAGGTTCTTTTGAACCAGAGAGATGCGCTGGATGCTAAAATGGAGCTTATAGAAGCAAAACAGAAGCAGCTCAGCACAGTAGTCGACATCTATAAAAGTTTAGGTGGAGGCTGGAAATAGAAACATCATAATTCTATCAATAAACAGTTAATGTTTTGGGGTCGGTTCTTTTAGGATCGGCCCTTTTTATTTTTAATATGCCGTGTTTTGTTGTTATCTATAGATCATTTTACATCATAAAATGATAAACTTGACTACTTCATAAATGGAAATCAATCATTAATAGTATTATTTTCAACATACCACAATAGTGTAATTATTGTGTCTTAAAAAGTGTTAAATTCGCGAAGTTTTTTAACAAACTCATTCTTAACTCAGAAAACAACATTGAAATGAGAAAACTTTATCTCGGTGCATGTACTTTATGTACTGCTTTGGGCTTATCTGCCCAGGAAGTAGTGTGGCAGAAAGATATCAAATCCTCTACCCAGGATTTTTTAAGCCAGATCACTACAACCATTGACCAGCAGTATTTAATCACAGGAAGCTCTATTCAGAGCAATAAGCTTCAGGCAGAAGGCAGTAAGCAGAATAACGGTTACGATTTCCATTTGGTTAAACTGAATCAGCAGGGAGAAGAAGTATGGGAAAAATACTTTTCCGGACAAAACCATGATTATCTGTCAGCAACAGTCACCACACAGGATGGCGGATTTTTATTAGCCGGAACTTCTTATTCAGGAAAAGGGCTGGATAAAAAAGAAGATTCCAAAGGAGGATCTGATATCTGGCTGATCAGAATCAATGAATTTGGAGACGAATTATGGCAGAAAACCTTAGGAAGTTCTTCCGATGAAGAAGCCAGAACTGTGATTCAAACTACAGATTTAGGATTCTTTGTTGCCGGAAATGTTCAAAATTCTTCAAAAGGGTACGGTTCCAAAGATGTTTTAATCACAAAATTAGATAAAGCCGGAAAAGAATTATCACAATTAATTTTAGGCGGAAAAGGATTAGACGAAGTGGAAAAGATGATTCCAACTCGTGATGGCGGAGCATTATTGGGTATTTATTCAAGGAGTTCCGAGGTTCGTGCTTCGGGTTCTGGCAGCACTGAAACCAACCACCAACGGTCAACAGCCATTAGCCAAATGCCAAAAGCCAGCAGCAATTATGGTGAAGGCGACTACTGGATTGTAAAACTTGACAAAACCGGAAAAGTAGAATGGGAAAAGAACTTTGGAGGAAAAGGGGATGATCATATCAGAACATTGGCTTTAACTTCAAACGGATTTATCATTGGCGGAGAATCAAGATCAGAAAGATCAGGAAATAAAACAGTAGGCATTGAAGAAGGAACCGATCTTTGGCTGATTGCTTTAAACGAAAGAGGCGATGAACAGTGGCAGAAATCCTACAATTTCAAAAATCGGGATGTTCTGATGGGAATGAGTGTGGTAAGCGGGAGGCTTGAAGATGGAAGCGAGAAGTCTAAAGGCATTCTGTTGGGAGGTTATACTCAGGCAGAAGGAAGAATACAAACTGATGATGAAACCTTTTGGATGTTATACCTCGATCAAAACGGAAATGAGCAGTGGAGAAAGCATGTGAAAGGAGAATCCAGACAAAAAGAAGAAAGGCTTTCAGATATAAGGCTGAACAGAGATGGATCAATTGTTCTTGCCGGAACCAGCGCCGAAGAACTGGGTAAAGAAAACTGGAAGATTGTAAAGCTGGGAGACAAACAGGTTGATCAGTTAATTGAAAAATATGACATCAAAATCTATCCCAATCCAGTCTCAGACTATGCTTATGTAGAAATCGGCTTTGATTTTAAAGAAGCGGATATTCTTTTGTATGATATGAGTGGAAGGCAGCTTCAGAATTTAAAAACTAAGAATAAAGTAACCAAGATCAATACCCAGGCTTTGGTTCAGGGAGCTTATTTAATCACTATAAAAACTGATACCAATAAAACGGCTAATGCCAAATTAATCAAGAAATAAAACACAATGAGAAAACAATATTTAATACTGCCATTGTTTTTCATGCAGTATTTGCACTCACAGGCTACAATTTCAAATCTGGCTTCTGCAAGCAGCCCTATGGATAATATCAAACAAATTTATCCGGCTGCCCCCACTGCCAATAGTTTAATGAAATTTGAAGAAGTTCCTGTAAGCAATTATACAGGAATTCCGGATATTAAAATTCCGCTTGCAGGGATCCCAACCAGTGATTCTAGAATTGCGATGAATGTTTCACTTAGTTACCATCCTCTTAATGCCAAACCTCTTGAAAAATCAGGAGAAGAAGGGTTGGGGTGGAGTCTGTTTGCTGGAGGAACCATCACCAAGACCATAAGAGGAAGTGCGGATGACCGTAATTTTGAAGGCGTAGAGCAAAGGGTAGGTATTCTTTATGATGAATATAATTATGCTGGGGCCCACACCAATTATACAAGAAAATATTTGGATGAATTAGCCGTAGGCGGTGTCACTCATACGGACCAGTATAAAAAACTTTTATTTGATGCCTTGTTTTTTAGCCGGTATGATACGGAATATGACCTCTATCAATACAATTTTATGGGTTATACCGGGCGATTTATCATTAAAAAATCTTCAGATAATAATTTATATGTTGAAAAATTAGATAAAAATAATCTAAAAATTACCATAGGTTCAACTAATCCTAATAACGCATTAGAAGTGGCCTCTTTTGTTATTCTTGATGAGTATGGAAATAGTTTTACTTTTGATGTATTAGAGAGAACACAGAGATCAAGTATATCTAATAAAATAGGATATTATGATTCATTTCAAACCAATGCTAAAGATTCCGGCGAAAGTACTACTGCTTTCCACCTGAGCAGAGTTGCCAATACATCCAACACAGAATTGGTAAAGCTGGAGTACTATCCACCTTCTGAGATTCAGTATACAGATTATTCTAATATCACCAGAAATAAGCTCGCAAGTGAAGATGCAAACTCTTTGCCTGTAGCAACAACCTTCGATAGTCAGATGCCTGCTTCTTACGAAACGAACATTATAACAAACAATACATTTGTCCGTAGTTTAAAAGAGATCGAAATACCGGGAAAAGGGAAAATTAACTTTACCTACCTGCAGGGAAGAAATGATTCAGGCTATGGGCTGCCTCAGCAGCTGCAAAAATTAGATAAGGTTAAAGTTTTTGATGCATCCGGAAAACTACTGGAAACCCACCAGTTATCTTACAGCTATTTTACTTATAATTTAGCAGGAGGAAATTTACCTAATACAACGTTATCACTCTCTAAAGTGACAAAGTTTGATTCTTCTTCCAATAAGGAATA of the Chryseobacterium aureum genome contains:
- a CDS encoding TolC family protein, which gives rise to MNMMENSKTKNIITAIALSLVLASCKAPMATVIKDEVKENIPQNFNQEETQDANNNSGTTPWRQFFTDPNLVTLIETALKNNQELLITLQEIQIAKSGVLAKKGRLTPTVSAGIGAGLKKSGRYTSEGAGDATTEIEPGKEMPDPLGNFEAGLNASWEIDIWKKLRTEKESAVAHYLSTVEGKNFVLSNLIEEVADNYYELLALDNQLDIIQQYIKLQQRALEISKIQKEAAASTELAVKKFEAELAKSKAAEYTIRQQITEKENEINALLGRYPQPIVRAKENFMSTIPPTVYTGIPSQLLANRPDIKQAELELKASKLDVEAARKEFYPSLEISATLGLEAFKPSYLVKMPESIAYNMAGELAGPLINKSAIKANFQTADAKQVQALYEYDKTILNAYLDVANLMSKVKNIDQYYQLKSQETKALDQSIDIANQLFRNSRADYLEVLLNQRDALDAKMELIEAKQKQLSTVVDIYKSLGGGWK
- a CDS encoding T9SS type A sorting domain-containing protein encodes the protein MRKLYLGACTLCTALGLSAQEVVWQKDIKSSTQDFLSQITTTIDQQYLITGSSIQSNKLQAEGSKQNNGYDFHLVKLNQQGEEVWEKYFSGQNHDYLSATVTTQDGGFLLAGTSYSGKGLDKKEDSKGGSDIWLIRINEFGDELWQKTLGSSSDEEARTVIQTTDLGFFVAGNVQNSSKGYGSKDVLITKLDKAGKELSQLILGGKGLDEVEKMIPTRDGGALLGIYSRSSEVRASGSGSTETNHQRSTAISQMPKASSNYGEGDYWIVKLDKTGKVEWEKNFGGKGDDHIRTLALTSNGFIIGGESRSERSGNKTVGIEEGTDLWLIALNERGDEQWQKSYNFKNRDVLMGMSVVSGRLEDGSEKSKGILLGGYTQAEGRIQTDDETFWMLYLDQNGNEQWRKHVKGESRQKEERLSDIRLNRDGSIVLAGTSAEELGKENWKIVKLGDKQVDQLIEKYDIKIYPNPVSDYAYVEIGFDFKEADILLYDMSGRQLQNLKTKNKVTKINTQALVQGAYLITIKTDTNKTANAKLIKK